Below is a genomic region from Spirochaetota bacterium.
GCGCCGAAGCTACAGCGGCCTTTCCTACAAAGAGCCCTCGCGCTTCATCGCCGAGATACCGGCGGAAACCCTTGACATGCGCCAGTACGGCGAGGGCGGCTACAGCGCGCCGGTGCGCGACGGCACGCGCTTCAAAAGCCCATCCGGCGGCACCGATACTCACGCCGTCGCCGAAGTCATGACCGCCGATAGCGGGTCCCGCTTCAGGACGAGGGACGCGGTGCTTCATCCGAAATACGGAAGGGGCAGGATTCTGACCATCGAGGGCGGCGGGGACAACGTAAAAATCACGATAGTCTTCGGAAACGGCGAAAAGAAAACCTTTCTCGAAAAATATACACCGCTTCAGAAGATTTAATCACAGAATAATACTTGACATTCCCCCGGAAATGGTCCGATTATTACGCGGTTTTCACGCGACCACACAGAGGACTTGAACCCGGAAATATCATACTGCAGGAGAGCGCAATGGGCATCGCACACAAGGTAACTTTCGAATACACCGAAGACGTCCCCATCCTGATTATCGAGGGTGACATGACGTCCGAGGCCGATGCCGAGGTAATGCGGGTCTTCGGAAAGCTGAAGGATAAATATCACCCGAAGTACCTTGTCATAAATTTCGAGAAGACCAACTATATCAACTCGGCCGGCATCGCCACGCTGATCAACATCATCCAGAACATCAACGAGGTCGGCGGCAAGGTCAGCTTTGTGGGCCTTACGGGCCATTTCCAGAAGGTCATGGACATCGTCGGGATATCGGACTTCGTCAACACATTCAGCTCGGATTACGATGCCATCGCGGATATAAAGTCCCCAAAATAATCAAAGTCCATCCAGGCCGAGCCTGCGGAGCGTTTTCTTCGTGGGTACGCCCGAGCGGTCCCAGCCGCGCAGCCGGTAATATTTCGGCAGCATTTTACCCATCGGCACCACCGAGTGTTTATTCCCCGGAAGCAGCTGCTCTTCGGTGAACCGCTTCGGCAATCTGTCCTCAGAGCCGCCTATCCCTTCGCGAAGATTATACAGCCTCTCAAGCGTATAACCGCGCTCCCCGACCCTGAAATAGGTTCCGAAGTCCATTTTCATGCCCGTCGCATATTCAATCGCCCTCGTGTGCGGCAGCATCGGGATATGCAATTTCAGGATTTTAGGATAACGCAGCAGCGCGTCGACCAGCGCCCACGAATGCGTGAGAACCCCGGTGATGATCGACGAAAGAAGCTTGCTGCCGGGCACCTTGAAGGCGATCGGGGGAACGAAAGTCCACGAGGTAAACAGGCAGCTCCCGCCGGCGCTGATCGCCGCCAGCAGGTTCTGGTCGAGCACCACCCATCCCGGCTTGGAACGGTGGTGAAACGGGTCCAGGGTCACCGGCCCCGTGGCCTCGAAATAGATGAGGTAGCCGCCGTCCAGGTGGCAGGCGCCGCGGCTCGCCGTGGCATAGCCAAGCCCGTGCCCCACCGCGCCGCGCGGCTCGTACGCCGCCATCTCGAGGCCCTTTACGTGCGGCGCGTATTCCTCACCGCCGTACTTGTTCGCGAGAAAGCGCACTCCCTCGGCGAGGTCGGCGCCGATCCCCTCCCGGTAGGCCATGCTTCGCAAAACTTCGGAGATGTTTTCCTTTTTCCCGAACTCGATGCCGTTTTGCCACAAGCCCCGCTCGTTCAGCTCGGCGGCGAAACCCATAACCGTACCAGTGCTTATCGAATCCATGCCGAGCAGGTCGAGTTCGTAATTCCAGCGGAAGATGGCCTCTATGTCGTTTATAAGCATATTCGAGCCAAGCAGGCAGAGGATCTCGTACTCGGGACCTTTCACCTCGCGGCCGTCGACCATTACTACGCGCCCGCAGCGGATCGGGCACGAAAGACAACCGGTGTTCTTCACCAGAAATTCGTCGGCAAGCCGCTCGCCGCCGATCATGACGGCGTCGGCGTAGCTCCCCGCGCTGAAATTTTTAGTCGGCAGGGCGTTACGGATGGAGAGCGCCGTGAGGAAACCCGCGGTGCCATACCGCGGTGCGGCCTCCCCGGTGGCGGGATGCTCCATGAGCATCCTTGTCCATTTTTTGACAAGCCCCCTGTATTCCTCAGGGCGATCGAGCTCGACCTTTTTGTTCCCGACCGCCACCATCCCCTTTAGGTTTTTCGATCCCATCACGGCACCCATCCCGGTACGGCCGTGCAGGCGCTCCTGTGAGACGATCGCCGCGAATTTGACGAGGTTTTCCCCCGCCGGTCCGATCGCCAGGGCGCCCCCCTTGCCGTGACGTTCGATAAGCGCGTGCTGGGCCTTTTCGGTATCCATGCCCCACAACCCCGCAGCGTCCTTTATCGTAACACCGCTTTCGTCGATCGCAAGGTACACAGGCCTTGCGGCGCGCCCGCGGACGATCAGGCCGTCGAGGCCGCAGCGCTTGAGGTATA
It encodes:
- a CDS encoding aldehyde ferredoxin oxidoreductase family protein, which codes for MASKYGGYTGRLLQVDLGTNQVSEYHVSDDDRERFLGGRFLSTKILWDTLAPGIDPLSPENVLVVMTAPLTGTGAPCTSRYDISARSPLTGAIGHSNSGGNFGIYLKRCGLDGLIVRGRAARPVYLAIDESGVTIKDAAGLWGMDTEKAQHALIERHGKGGALAIGPAGENLVKFAAIVSQERLHGRTGMGAVMGSKNLKGMVAVGNKKVELDRPEEYRGLVKKWTRMLMEHPATGEAAPRYGTAGFLTALSIRNALPTKNFSAGSYADAVMIGGERLADEFLVKNTGCLSCPIRCGRVVMVDGREVKGPEYEILCLLGSNMLINDIEAIFRWNYELDLLGMDSISTGTVMGFAAELNERGLWQNGIEFGKKENISEVLRSMAYREGIGADLAEGVRFLANKYGGEEYAPHVKGLEMAAYEPRGAVGHGLGYATASRGACHLDGGYLIYFEATGPVTLDPFHHRSKPGWVVLDQNLLAAISAGGSCLFTSWTFVPPIAFKVPGSKLLSSIITGVLTHSWALVDALLRYPKILKLHIPMLPHTRAIEYATGMKMDFGTYFRVGERGYTLERLYNLREGIGGSEDRLPKRFTEEQLLPGNKHSVVPMGKMLPKYYRLRGWDRSGVPTKKTLRRLGLDGL
- a CDS encoding STAS domain-containing protein — protein: MGIAHKVTFEYTEDVPILIIEGDMTSEADAEVMRVFGKLKDKYHPKYLVINFEKTNYINSAGIATLINIIQNINEVGGKVSFVGLTGHFQKVMDIVGISDFVNTFSSDYDAIADIKSPK